Sequence from the Meles meles chromosome 10, mMelMel3.1 paternal haplotype, whole genome shotgun sequence genome:
ATAAATTAGCAGTAACTGGATCTCAGCTCCTTAGCCAATAATGTCATTGTGTACAAACAACATTTGGTTATATCCTCACCAGGGTAAAACAAGAATTTTAGTTGACACTTCTTCACCCAATTATTTCCATTACTCAAGACAGTCTTTGTATCCACAGGTAGTGAATGCAGCACCAATAAATATCTCCACCAGCCTTAAGAGTAACATTCTTCTCAGAATCGTGACTCATACAGTTACTGAATAAGGCTACATATACCACACATGTTAAGTGAGTCTTCCAATTGAAAATGATTTTGTTCCTAGTGGAAACTTGGTGATCTTTTACAAAATGTGGCTGATTAAAAATTGTGTTCCAAGGTAAGATTCAGGAATAGGTCCCTAATTACCTGCGATGTGACAAATGGAGGGTAAATGGTATTGTCTTCAACTCCTCTCAGGCCATATGAAAGAAGATTGAGAAAGggtgagttctttcttttttctttttttccctctcttttttagaatttagtattttttatttaaattcaattaattaacatacaatatactattaatttcagaggtagagctcagtgattcatcagtcttatataagacccagtgctcattatgtcacattttctccttaatgtccatcacccagttgtcgcatccctctccccctccagcaaccctcaatttgtttcctatgactaagagtctcttattgtttgccAAAGGTGGGAAGTTCTATTACAGCAGTTCTCAACTCCAGTGAAAATGCTGCTGtgacataaaaataaacccacaccCCACACCCGAACCCAACCCAACCACTCAACCTCCTACCCAGCATCACAGTACATGTGTCGTCATCTTCTTCCTGGTTGCCAAGGCAATGCAGGTGATGCCTGCCATATCTAAGTTAAGTGGGAGAAAACACAGGCGAAGTTACTCTCTCTAAGTGATGCTCAGGATTCATCAAGTTGCCAGTTTTGACGTTAATCCAGAAAATTGTCCTAGTAGTTTCTGCCAGGCCCCCTTCACCTCCTTATTCCTTACACTATAAATCATGGGGTTCAGCATGGGTGTCAACACAGCATAGAAGAGAGAGATCAACTTCTCCTGAAGAACAGAGGGGCTGGAGCGGGGCTGGATATAAGTGAAAATGGCCATGCCATAGCACAGGACAACCACTGTGAGGTGAGAGGCACAGGTGTGGAaggctttctttcttccctctgtggACTGGATCTTTAGGATGGTGGAGATGATCTGGATGTAGGACAGGAGAACCAGGCAGAAAGGTGTCATCAGCAGAACAATGCTAGAAACCATGATTGCAATCTCGTTGGAGGAGATGTCTACACAGGCCAGCCTGATCACAGCCAAAATTTCACATGATATATGATCAATATACTTGTTTGTGCACATGGGTAGCTGAAATGTGATGGCAGTATGGATAAGAGAATTGAGAGAACCactgacccaggatgtgatggcCAACCTAGTACAGAGGCTTCCATGCATGATGACTGAGTATCGCAGGGGGTCACACAcagccacatagcggtcataggccatcactgCCAGTAGAACAAACTCAATCCCACCCCAGCCTAGGGAGAAAAATAACTGGGCTGCACAGCTCACAAATGGGATTGCTTTATGTGCTGCAAGAAGATGCACCAACATCTGAGGAATGATGCTTGTGGCATAGGAGACATCAACGAGGGAGAGGTTGGTGAGAAAGAAGTACATGGGAGTGTGGAGTCGGCTGTCCAGTCTGATGAGAAGA
This genomic interval carries:
- the LOC123952042 gene encoding olfactory receptor-like protein OLF3, which codes for MGTDNQTWVREFILLGLSSDWNTQVSLFVLFLAMYIVTVLGNFLIILLIRLDSRLHTPMYFFLTNLSLVDVSYATSIIPQMLVHLLAAHKAIPFVSCAAQLFFSLGWGGIEFVLLAVMAYDRYVAVCDPLRYSVIMHGSLCTRLAITSWVSGSLNSLIHTAITFQLPMCTNKYIDHISCEILAVIRLACVDISSNEIAIMVSSIVLLMTPFCLVLLSYIQIISTILKIQSTEGRKKAFHTCASHLTVVVLCYGMAIFTYIQPRSSPSVLQEKLISLFYAVLTPMLNPMIYSVRNKEVKGAWQKLLGQFSGLTSKLAT